From the Opitutia bacterium genome, one window contains:
- a CDS encoding DUF2127 domain-containing protein yields the protein MSVPSHKKGLRIVAALEALKGAIVLIVGFGLLSLLGRDQAAFAEHLVARLHLNPAHHYPHIFIEAMSNVNNTHLVLLACLAALYSALRFAEAYGLWLQRRWAEWLAALSGAIYVPVEIYEIFHRVSWFKITALVVNLAIVGYMVWLLTESRRLGHIEAKELPDKSSA from the coding sequence GTGTCCGTCCCGTCCCACAAGAAAGGCCTTCGCATCGTCGCCGCGCTCGAGGCGCTGAAGGGTGCGATCGTGCTCATCGTCGGCTTCGGGCTCCTCTCGTTGCTCGGCCGCGACCAAGCCGCTTTCGCGGAGCACCTCGTCGCGCGACTGCACCTGAACCCCGCGCACCACTACCCGCACATTTTCATCGAGGCGATGAGCAACGTGAACAACACGCACCTCGTGCTGCTCGCGTGCCTCGCCGCGCTGTATTCGGCTCTCCGCTTTGCCGAAGCCTACGGCCTGTGGCTGCAACGCCGCTGGGCCGAGTGGCTCGCGGCGCTCAGTGGCGCGATCTACGTGCCGGTCGAGATCTACGAGATTTTCCACCGCGTCTCCTGGTTCAAGATCACCGCACTCGTCGTGAACCTCGCCATCGTCGGCTACATGGTGTGGCTGCTCACTGAATCGCGCCGCCTCGGGCACATCGAAGCGAAAGAACTCCCCGACAAATCGTCGGCCTGA
- a CDS encoding MOSC N-terminal beta barrel domain-containing protein gives MLRVSGLFIYPVKSCRGLSLDVANVDELGLVGDRRFLVVDETGKFLTQRTHARMAQIATALDAERLTLSAQGAGSVSIARAPDPGAPLRGVTVWKHNDLQAEDCGPEAAQWLSGFLGARLSLVRIGPAFERNVLKKAGRPGDVFNFADAVPVLIAGEASLADLNDCIQENGGEPVPMDRFRPNIVVSGGAPFAEDDWPTARIGDVVLRNAGKSIRCIVTTTDQLTGERGKEPLRTLATYRRDATDPTGVCFGTNFINETKCGVLRVGAEVVVGGGAV, from the coding sequence ATGCTCCGCGTCTCCGGCCTGTTCATCTATCCCGTGAAGTCCTGCCGCGGTCTGTCGCTCGACGTCGCGAACGTGGATGAGCTCGGGCTCGTCGGCGATCGCCGGTTTCTCGTGGTCGATGAGACGGGCAAATTTCTCACCCAGCGCACTCACGCGCGCATGGCGCAGATCGCGACCGCGCTCGACGCCGAGCGGCTGACTCTCTCGGCGCAAGGCGCCGGTTCGGTCTCCATCGCGCGCGCGCCGGACCCGGGCGCGCCGCTGCGCGGTGTGACGGTTTGGAAGCATAACGATCTGCAGGCGGAGGACTGCGGTCCGGAAGCGGCGCAGTGGTTGAGCGGTTTTCTCGGCGCCCGGCTGTCGCTCGTGCGGATCGGTCCGGCGTTCGAGCGGAACGTCCTGAAGAAAGCCGGCCGGCCGGGGGATGTGTTCAACTTCGCCGATGCGGTGCCGGTCTTGATCGCGGGCGAGGCCTCGCTCGCGGACCTGAACGATTGCATCCAGGAAAACGGCGGCGAGCCGGTGCCGATGGATCGTTTTCGCCCGAACATCGTCGTGAGCGGCGGCGCGCCGTTCGCGGAGGATGACTGGCCCACGGCGCGGATCGGCGACGTCGTGCTGCGCAACGCCGGCAAGAGCATCCGCTGCATCGTCACCACCACGGACCAACTCACCGGCGAGCGCGGCAAGGAGCCGCTGCGGACGCTGGCGACCTACCGGCGCGACGCGACGGATCCGACAGGAGTGTGTTTTGGCACGAATTTCATCAACGAGACGAAGTGCGGCGTGTTGCGCGTCGGCGCGGAGGTCGTCGTTGGCGGAGGTGCAGTATGA
- a CDS encoding TIGR03067 domain-containing protein, producing the protein MNSPSLEGRWQPLYAELDGEQAPQEVLQQTEFELDAGIYTVRFGGVAADTGSFTVDADTAHHLTLHGAVGPNAGRTIPCLFKFIDDTLMICFGLGGTRPKNFRTAPGAQLYLVTYSRR; encoded by the coding sequence ATGAACTCTCCGTCACTCGAAGGCCGCTGGCAGCCGCTCTACGCCGAACTCGACGGCGAGCAGGCGCCCCAGGAAGTGCTCCAGCAAACCGAGTTCGAACTCGACGCCGGTATCTACACCGTGCGCTTCGGCGGCGTCGCGGCGGACACCGGTTCGTTCACCGTCGACGCAGACACGGCGCACCATCTCACGCTGCACGGCGCCGTCGGCCCCAACGCCGGGCGCACCATTCCGTGCCTTTTCAAGTTCATCGACGACACGTTGATGATCTGCTTCGGCCTCGGCGGCACGCGCCCAAAGAATTTCCGCACCGCGCCCGGCGCGCAGCTCTACCTCGTCACGTATTCCCGGCGATAG
- a CDS encoding DNA recombination protein RmuC, protein MIEIVIALISAALAGGLGWFYAHSRSAAVAERARLAVEQLAAAQVELSNLRTQIAALASDKSRLDTLLTAERDALARAQTQLTDTFKALAADALSRNNDEFLKRAGESLVKPIRESLDKVDTKIVALEKARTEAYGSLSEQLKGLASTSASLQSETTKLSRSLRSTSTAGRWGELQLQRVVELAGMVENVDFIQQTAVGEFRPDMIVRLPGGKSIAVDAKAPMQAYLEALEAADESVRKAKFAEHARAVRTHIDALGNKAYWKAIQPAPEFVVLFIPGEAFYSAALRYEPDLFERGTSVGVILASPATLIALLKAAAYGWKQEALSKNADEIRRLGVELHERIATVADNLDALGQRLTQAVTAYNSTVTSVEGRVLVTGRKLEKLGSGSDKKIVEPRLIEETPKGLTAPELKR, encoded by the coding sequence GCATTCGCGCTCCGCCGCCGTCGCCGAGCGCGCACGCCTCGCCGTCGAGCAACTGGCCGCCGCCCAGGTCGAGCTGTCCAACCTCCGCACCCAGATCGCCGCCCTTGCCTCCGACAAGTCCCGCCTCGACACGCTGCTCACCGCCGAACGCGACGCCCTCGCGCGCGCGCAGACGCAGTTGACCGACACCTTCAAGGCCCTCGCCGCCGACGCGCTCAGCCGCAACAACGACGAATTCCTCAAGCGCGCTGGCGAGTCCCTCGTGAAGCCGATCCGCGAATCCCTCGACAAGGTTGACACGAAAATCGTCGCTCTCGAGAAGGCCCGCACTGAGGCCTACGGCTCCCTCTCGGAACAGCTCAAGGGCCTCGCCTCCACCAGCGCCTCGCTCCAATCCGAGACCACCAAGCTCTCGCGCTCGCTTCGCTCCACCTCCACCGCCGGCCGCTGGGGCGAGCTCCAGCTCCAGCGCGTCGTCGAGCTCGCCGGCATGGTCGAGAACGTCGACTTCATCCAGCAGACCGCCGTCGGCGAGTTCCGCCCGGACATGATCGTCCGCTTGCCGGGCGGCAAATCCATCGCCGTCGACGCCAAGGCACCCATGCAGGCCTACCTCGAGGCCCTCGAAGCCGCCGACGAGTCCGTGCGGAAGGCCAAGTTCGCCGAGCACGCCCGCGCGGTCCGCACGCACATCGACGCGCTCGGCAACAAGGCCTACTGGAAAGCCATCCAGCCCGCCCCCGAGTTCGTCGTTCTCTTCATCCCCGGCGAAGCCTTCTACTCCGCCGCGCTCCGCTACGAACCCGACCTCTTCGAGCGCGGCACCAGCGTCGGCGTCATTCTCGCTTCGCCCGCCACCCTCATCGCCCTCCTCAAGGCCGCCGCCTACGGTTGGAAACAGGAGGCGCTCTCGAAAAACGCCGACGAGATCCGCCGCCTCGGCGTCGAACTGCACGAGCGCATCGCCACCGTGGCCGACAACCTCGACGCGCTCGGCCAGCGCCTCACGCAGGCCGTCACCGCCTACAACAGCACCGTCACGTCCGTCGAAGGTCGCGTCCTCGTCACCGGCCGCAAGCTCGAGAAGCTCGGCTCCGGCTCGGACAAGAAGATCGTCGAGCCGCGTCTCATCGAAGAGACGCCCAAGGGCCTCACTGCTCCGGAGCTGAAACGATGA